In Coffea arabica cultivar ET-39 chromosome 9e, Coffea Arabica ET-39 HiFi, whole genome shotgun sequence, the genomic window TCCAAAGTCTGACAGGTACGCATTGAGTTCCTCGTCAAGCAAGATATTGCTGGGCTTTATGTCTCGATGGACTATGCGCGGAACGCATGAGTAGTGGAGGTAAGTGAGAGCCTTAGCTACATCGACGGCTATCTTGTGTATCACCCGCCACTCTTTATTCATGCATGTTTCTTCATGTATAAAGGTGTCAAGATTTCCCCCGGGAAGGTAGTTGTAGACTAAGAACATTTCAGCCTTGCCAACATAGTATCCCATGAGTGTTACAAGGTTCTTGTGTCTTATTCTTCCTAACGTTCTTATCTCTGCATCAAATTGCTGAATACCTTGAAATCTACCAATTGATAGCCTCTTCACTGCCACGAGGAAGCCAGGGACAAGTTCAGCCTTGTATGTAGACCCAAAGCCGCCAGAGCCGATGAGATTCCCCACGCTGAAATTCCCAGTTGCTCTAATGACATTGTCATAATTCAACCCTGGAGGAGCACCTGTAAAAGTCACTACAACTTTCCTCCTCAGGCTAGCAAGCCTACTAAGCTTTCTCCTCCCAAGaataaaaacaaatataacTGCGAGTATCGAAACCAAAACAGACACAGAAGTGGATATTCCTATGACAAAAGATCTCAATTTACTTCGGTTTTGCCACTTGCGCACTTTAAGAGGGAAAGGAAGCCCAGTCGGAGGCGCTGAAGCACCATGATCGGGGCATGACTGTAGAAATGGATTGCCTTTAAAGCTGTCACAGTTAATTGCATGCTTAAAAGGAGGTATGGGACCAGACAAGTTATTGAATGATAGGTCAAGAAGAGCAAGGTTGGAAAGGGCTGCGACTGATGAAGGTACTTCTCCGGATATGCTGTTATGATCTAGCAACACAATTTCAAGGTTTTTTGCATTGCCAAGATTTGTTGGAATGTATCCTCTGAGATCATTATGAGATAAATTCAAGGCCATCAGCGAAGTCAATTCACCAATTTGATTTGGAATTTCTCCAGTCAAATTGTTCTCAGCgagaagaacatgttgtaagcCTTCCAACTCCCCAAGTCTCTCGGGCAGGTAGCCAGATAGTTTATTTCTGCTGAGGTCTAGATGTTGAAGCTTTTTCAAGTTCCCCACCTCTGCTGGGATGGAACCATTTATCAAATTCTGTGCAGCTTCAAAGTAAACTAGGCACGAGCAATTGAAAAACTTGGCGTCAATCTCTCCATATACTTGGTtggaattcaaattcaaatagaagCTTCGCAGATTTTCACAGCTGGGCAAAGACTTGCTCGACAGAGTCGCATTGAAAACATTATTGTTTAAGAACAACCAATATGATACTTTGACAGGAGCAGCCAACAAAATAGAGAAGAAGGGCAGTGGACCAGAAAAGTAGTTCCAGCTAAAATCATGAGTTACTACAACTGGAACATCACTACCCAGCAAAGCAGCTCCAGAGAGATCAATATCTTGAGAATGAGATGCCCAACAAGGACTGATAAAAGAGTAAGCAGTATGAAGAAGGCCTTCCTCAGCTTCCAAGTCCAGAAGGCCTAGCAGGTCTACTCCACAAGAAGATTTCACGGCCAAGCCACCACATCTGCTGCTGTTTCCGTTGGTATCAAAAGTATCCTGAATAAGAATAAATCCAGAAAGGGAATTTCGGCTTACGTTGAAATAGGCCGTACAAGGGATTTGGAAATTCGGCGGCAAATAACCCTGCAACGCATTTGAACTCAAGTCCAAGAAAGTGAGATTAGTACACATGGCGGCCAAGCTGTAAGGCATAGAACCAATGATGTTATTGAGGGCCAAGTTGAGAACCCTGAGAGAGCAAGATGGCGTCCATTTAGTAGGTAATGGTCCAGCCAGATTGGCCCTGGGAGCCCAAAGCATTTGAAGATTGGGAAGAAGCAAGACCTGGAAGGGTAGGCCTCCATTGAAGGCATTAAATTCTCCCCTGAAGGTGGCAAAATCGAGGCCTGACGGTGGTGGAGAGTCAGATTCAAGCAACAAATTGGTCAGGACAAGAACGGAGAGGCTCTTGCAGTTGGCAAGCTCAATGGGGATGGTGCCGGTGAGACTGTTCCTGGATATGTCGAGAACCTGTAGTCGAGAGAGATGGCCTAGTGTTGAAGGGATCTTGCCTTCGAAGAGGTTTCCGTTGAGCAAGAGAGCGGTGAGATTCGAACATGTGCCTATGTTAGCAGGAATGTCGCCAACCAAGAAATTGTTAGAGAGGCTCAAGTAAGTGAGAGATTGGGGGCATCCATTGGAACTGGATTTGGACGAGGATAGGGTCCCTGAGAGAAGATTATTGGATAGATCGAGGACAGCCAAGGCCCCGGTGGAATTTAGGAAACCTGGGGGGATGGAATTGGAGAGAGAGTTGTGGGATAGGTTAAGGAAGCGAAGTGAGAGAGATAGGGAGAGCGAATGGGGAATGGAACCGGAGAGATTgcagccttggagctccaagaTTTGGAGAGAATTGAGAGAACCGAGTTGTGGGGGAATGTGCCCAGAGAAGGCATGGTGAGCAAGGGAGAGGGTGCGGAGGTGGGTGAGGTGGGCAAGGGAAGGAGAGAGGGTGCCGGAGAGAATGTTGAACCCATTTGGTTGTCGGCCTTGGGAGGGGATGGTGAGGTTAAGAGAAACGACCCTGGAGGAGATGGGATCACAGGAGACGCCGAACCAggatgaggaggaggaagaaTTGGAGCAGGGATTAGGTGAAGTGTTCCAGGAGCCAAGAAGGTTGGAGGGATCGGAGTAGATCATGGACGCCTTGAAGCTCAGAAGCCAGGTAGCATCATTGTCTTGGTCTTGGTCTTGAGAAAGAGCTGCAGCATTAAACCGGTGTATTGGAGTGAGAGCAAGCATGGagaagaggaggaagaagaaagtaGGAAAGAATGCTGCACTGGATGTCATCTTGAACAAAACGACCGAATAGCTGCTGCTTGCAGCCTCCTCTTCCTCCTTGCAGAGAGCAGCAGCTTGATCTAACCTCTGATCATTGGCTTATTTGCCTTCACTTTTCATGGAGGTAGGCGGGCTTGGTATGGTGGTCTAATCTGAATTCTTAGTTACTTGGATATGTTCATTCCAAGTTTGTTTAGCTGATAAAGAGAAGAAGGCAAAACGTGGGGGGGCAATCCATATAATGTAAAATCACACATTAATTCAAGTTTCATTACATGTAAAAATTGTTGAAATGAGAGAGTGAGAGAAAAGGGATATACCTAAGCAAGATATTCGAAAGTGTTGCTTTTGTGGGCTAGCTTGCAGACGAGATCTGGTATACTGTGTAGTGCCAAGTACTTTCAATAGCAGACAATAAAGTATAAGGAGGAGGAGCTTAGGAGCAGAGCTGAGAGATGATTAGCGGAGCAGAGACGGACTGACGTGCGTGGTAATTGGTGAGCAGTAAAagtgcagcagcagcagcagctgaAATGAGAAAATCTCCCCCAAGCCCGCCAGTCAGGTTCCGTAGAGTAGGAAAGCACTCTTCAATAATAATCACTGAAGCATAATAGGACTTGGGAGTCCATTCACAGATACTAGATAAGATCTTGAGATTGCTTGATCATCCATGATCGTCAGAATCTGTCCTATACTGGTATCTGCAATGAATTGACTActtccttctcctcctcctcccctgCTGAAGTCAAAACTTTGTGACTGGATGGAAGGTTAAGCTTTTCTTCAGTCCGATGCCCTGTTGCCGCCTCTCTCAACTCTAGTCAAAATTATTTGTAGCTGTCGTTAACTGAtggaacatttttttttatatcagaGATACTGGAATTGTGGAATCCTTGTCGATTGCTCTGCTTGCACTTTGGAATGTTGGTTTTTTGCTAGTGTCCTCAGGCAAAACAAAAACAGCCGGCCATGGGCCCATCGGCATCT contains:
- the LOC113710396 gene encoding LRR receptor-like serine/threonine-protein kinase RPK2: MTSSAAFFPTFFFLLFSMLALTPIHRFNAAALSQDQDQDNDATWLLSFKASMIYSDPSNLLGSWNTSPNPCSNSSSSSSWFGVSCDPISSRVVSLNLTIPSQGRQPNGFNILSGTLSPSLAHLTHLRTLSLAHHAFSGHIPPQLGSLNSLQILELQGCNLSGSIPHSLSLSLSLRFLNLSHNSLSNSIPPGFLNSTGALAVLDLSNNLLSGTLSSSKSSSNGCPQSLTYLSLSNNFLVGDIPANIGTCSNLTALLLNGNLFEGKIPSTLGHLSRLQVLDISRNSLTGTIPIELANCKSLSVLVLTNLLLESDSPPPSGLDFATFRGEFNAFNGGLPFQVLLLPNLQMLWAPRANLAGPLPTKWTPSCSLRVLNLALNNIIGSMPYSLAAMCTNLTFLDLSSNALQGYLPPNFQIPCTAYFNVSRNSLSGFILIQDTFDTNGNSSRCGGLAVKSSCGVDLLGLLDLEAEEGLLHTAYSFISPCWASHSQDIDLSGAALLGSDVPVVVTHDFSWNYFSGPLPFFSILLAAPVKVSYWLFLNNNVFNATLSSKSLPSCENLRSFYLNLNSNQVYGEIDAKFFNCSCLVYFEAAQNLINGSIPAEVGNLKKLQHLDLSRNKLSGYLPERLGELEGLQHVLLAENNLTGEIPNQIGELTSLMALNLSHNDLRGYIPTNLGNAKNLEIVLLDHNSISGEVPSSVAALSNLALLDLSFNNLSGPIPPFKHAINCDSFKGNPFLQSCPDHGASAPPTGLPFPLKVRKWQNRSKLRSFVIGISTSVSVLVSILAVIFVFILGRRKLSRLASLRRKVVVTFTGAPPGLNYDNVIRATGNFSVGNLIGSGGFGSTYKAELVPGFLVAVKRLSIGRFQGIQQFDAEIRTLGRIRHKNLVTLMGYYVGKAEMFLVYNYLPGGNLDTFIHEETCMNKEWRVIHKIAVDVAKALTYLHYSCVPRIVHRDIKPSNILLDEELNAYLSDFGLARLLEVFQTHATTDVAGTFGYVAPEYATTCRVSDKADVYSFGVVLLELLSGKKSLDPSFSEYGNGFNIVAWARLLVAEGRSFELFSPELWQSGPHDDLLAMLRLASSCTVESVSVRPSTKQVLDKLNQLNV